In Rhodanobacter humi, the following are encoded in one genomic region:
- a CDS encoding TraB/GumN family protein, giving the protein MSDTESTLPTVLQDQPIEHVTRDGVEYVVLGTAHVSRTSMEAVEALLEHEHFDAVAVELCESRAQGMRDPDAFKRMDLFQVIRQGKAGMVAASLVLSTFQKRLAEQSGIQPGAEMKAAMDGAEARGLPLWLVDREVGTTLKRAWHSVGFWQRFGLLGGLLASVFEREEIEASEIEKLKQGDMLESAFSEFASESKPLYQSLIGERDAYMAARLREEAARTATGTPRRVLVVIGAGHLKGLCQLLREQHGEPAATAAELAQSPPKARWPKWLAAGLVLVVFAAIAWAFHRNAALGTQALTAWVLFTGGFAALGALAAGAHPLSILAAFIAAPIKPFRPGIPAGGISAMAEAWLRRPRVADFDTLRDDIVHWSGWWKNRVARTLLNFFLVSLGTIVGEYSAGIHIFRSLV; this is encoded by the coding sequence ATGAGTGACACCGAATCCACCCTTCCCACCGTGCTGCAGGACCAGCCCATCGAGCACGTGACGCGCGACGGCGTGGAATACGTGGTGCTGGGCACCGCCCATGTCTCGCGCACCAGCATGGAAGCGGTCGAGGCGCTGCTGGAGCACGAGCACTTCGATGCGGTGGCGGTGGAGCTGTGCGAAAGCCGCGCGCAGGGCATGCGCGATCCCGACGCGTTCAAGCGCATGGACCTGTTCCAGGTGATCCGCCAGGGCAAGGCCGGCATGGTCGCGGCCAGCCTGGTGCTGTCCACGTTCCAGAAGCGCCTCGCCGAACAATCCGGTATCCAGCCCGGCGCCGAGATGAAGGCGGCGATGGACGGCGCCGAGGCGCGCGGCCTGCCGCTGTGGCTGGTCGACCGCGAGGTCGGCACCACGCTCAAGCGCGCCTGGCACAGCGTGGGTTTCTGGCAGCGCTTCGGCCTGCTCGGCGGCCTGCTCGCCAGCGTGTTCGAGCGCGAGGAGATCGAGGCCAGCGAGATCGAGAAGCTCAAGCAGGGCGACATGCTGGAAAGCGCGTTCAGCGAATTCGCCAGCGAATCGAAGCCGCTCTACCAGAGCCTGATCGGCGAACGCGACGCCTACATGGCCGCGCGCCTGCGCGAAGAGGCCGCGCGCACGGCCACCGGGACACCTCGCCGCGTACTGGTGGTGATCGGCGCGGGGCACCTGAAGGGCCTGTGCCAGCTGCTGCGCGAACAGCACGGCGAACCGGCCGCGACTGCCGCCGAACTGGCACAGTCCCCGCCGAAGGCGCGCTGGCCGAAATGGCTGGCCGCGGGCCTGGTGCTGGTGGTGTTCGCCGCGATCGCCTGGGCTTTCCATCGCAACGCGGCGCTGGGCACGCAGGCGCTCACCGCGTGGGTGCTGTTCACTGGCGGCTTCGCCGCGCTGGGCGCGCTGGCCGCCGGCGCGCATCCGCTCAGCATCCTCGCCGCGTTCATCGCCGCGCCGATCAAGCCGTTCCGCCCCGGCATTCCCGCCGGCGGCATCAGCGCGATGGCCGAGGCCTGGCTGCGTCGCCCGCGCGTGGCCGACTTCGACACGCTGCGCGACGACATCGTGCACTGGAGCGGCTGGTGGAAGAACCGCGTGGCGCGCACCCTGCTGAACTTCTTCCTGGTCAGCCTTGGCACCATCGTCGGCGAGTACAGCGCGGGCATCCATATCTTCCGCAGTCTGGTCTGA
- a CDS encoding c-type cytochrome codes for MIRLQLLGLAAVAALLATASAHAEGDKVAGRTLVYTCAGCHGVPGYSNAYPDYPVPKIAGQNEQYIISALNEYKSGDRTYPTMAAQAQSLSEQNIKDIAAYLSSLTPIK; via the coding sequence ATGATTCGATTGCAATTGCTTGGTCTGGCAGCCGTTGCCGCCTTGCTGGCCACCGCCAGCGCGCACGCCGAAGGCGACAAGGTGGCCGGGCGCACGCTGGTCTACACCTGCGCCGGCTGTCACGGCGTGCCGGGCTATTCCAACGCCTACCCGGACTATCCCGTGCCGAAGATCGCCGGGCAGAACGAGCAGTACATCATCAGCGCGTTGAACGAGTACAAGAGCGGCGACCGCACGTATCCGACGATGGCGGCGCAGGCGCAAAGCCTGTCCGAGCAGAACATCAAGGACATCGCCGCCTACCTGTCCAGCCTCACGCCGATCAAGTAA
- a CDS encoding c-type cytochrome, with protein sequence MQRALALLSCGAVLAFASAPLLASGNAANGKTKAAACFACHGADGNAVDPQYPRLAGQYNQYLQQVLHEYKDGARNNPIMKGMVATLSDQDIEDISAYFSSLPTKLDTLKGHVQGD encoded by the coding sequence ATGCAACGTGCACTAGCCCTGCTTTCGTGCGGCGCCGTCCTGGCGTTCGCCTCCGCCCCGCTGCTGGCCAGCGGCAACGCCGCGAACGGCAAGACCAAGGCCGCCGCCTGCTTCGCCTGCCACGGCGCCGACGGCAACGCGGTCGACCCGCAATACCCGCGCCTCGCCGGCCAGTACAACCAATATCTGCAGCAGGTGCTGCACGAGTACAAGGACGGCGCGCGCAACAATCCGATCATGAAGGGCATGGTGGCCACGCTGTCCGACCAGGACATCGAGGACATCTCCGCCTACTTCTCCAGCCTGCCGACCAAGCTCGACACGCTGAAGGGACACGTGCAGGGCGATTGA